The proteins below come from a single Nostoc sp. KVJ3 genomic window:
- a CDS encoding NUMOD3 domain-containing DNA-binding protein, which translates to MAYTTDELNQTGIYVIINRDTGKRYIGSTAESFRKRWNRHKSDLRGNRYDNPYLQKAWNKYTEFRFEFKILEVVPKEEWTDKRYLLDIEQMYLDTYQPEYNICKSAGNTLGRLHTEESKKKCGQANLGNKYWVGKNHSEESKQKISKSREGKYKAENNHFYGKKHSDESKEKVAKANSKNYKIYSPDGQEFIINNMAAFCREYNLNNGNLSSVASGKVKQCKGWRAEYL; encoded by the coding sequence ATGGCCTATACTACTGATGAACTTAACCAGACAGGCATTTATGTCATTATTAACAGAGACACTGGCAAGCGCTATATTGGCAGCACTGCTGAGAGTTTTAGAAAAAGGTGGAACAGGCATAAATCAGACCTTAGAGGTAATAGGTACGATAATCCTTACTTACAAAAGGCTTGGAATAAGTACACTGAATTTAGATTTGAGTTTAAGATTCTTGAAGTAGTTCCCAAGGAAGAGTGGACAGATAAAAGGTATTTATTAGACATTGAACAGATGTATTTAGATACCTATCAGCCTGAATATAATATTTGTAAAAGTGCTGGTAATACGTTAGGTAGACTACATACTGAAGAATCTAAAAAGAAATGTGGGCAAGCTAACTTAGGTAACAAATATTGGGTTGGTAAAAACCACTCAGAGGAATCTAAACAAAAAATAAGTAAATCAAGAGAAGGTAAATATAAGGCAGAAAATAATCATTTTTATGGAAAAAAGCATTCAGATGAAAGTAAAGAAAAAGTAGCAAAAGCTAACAGTAAAAATTATAAAATTTACTCACCAGATGGGCAGGAATTTATTATTAATAACATGGCTGCTTTTTGTAGAGAGTATAATTTAAATAATGGTAACTTATCCTCTGTTGCTAGTGGTAAGGTAAAGCAATGTAAGGGTTGGAGGGCAGAGTATTTATAA
- a CDS encoding tail fiber protein: MTRIILQNGDIFTAEIANAIANPIVDGADFLGHGPKVLDSYLDDTPGQIKSNFYTFYNRLKVSQQSGLTFSYLGGIVLLADGTLISISPGSINLPDNVTRYIYVGSDGTVQAASTLPNVSFPLAKVTTASGTLSGSIIDLRDKLVDRLSPSDIPVTQLIPPGASMEFSGSTLPSGWLWEDGAYYTPSTYPALFAAIGYTHGQSGSDFRVPDSRGRVTVGAGSGSGLTNRTLGQIGGLEGVILNLGQTPSHIHGVNDSGHNHSINESAHSHTVNDLGHAHGVYDPGHTHNLRPYRGYAEGNGSRGDGAELTTIPGGSNFYPNTQANTTGIGIYSSFSNISLSSNKTNISLNTATSGITINAQGGGGSHENMQPWLAKNKIIKY; encoded by the coding sequence ATTATACTCCAAAACGGAGACATCTTTACGGCTGAAATTGCCAATGCTATTGCTAACCCAATAGTTGATGGTGCTGATTTTCTTGGTCATGGCCCCAAGGTTTTAGATTCTTATTTAGATGATACCCCAGGTCAAATTAAATCAAATTTTTATACCTTTTATAATCGCCTAAAAGTTAGCCAACAATCAGGTTTAACTTTCTCTTATTTAGGAGGAATAGTATTATTAGCTGATGGTACTTTAATTAGTATTAGTCCTGGTTCAATTAATTTACCAGATAATGTTACTAGATATATATATGTTGGTTCTGATGGTACTGTTCAAGCAGCATCAACTTTACCTAATGTTAGTTTTCCTCTAGCTAAAGTAACTACTGCCTCTGGAACTCTTTCTGGAAGCATCATTGATTTAAGAGATAAATTAGTTGACAGATTAAGCCCCTCTGATATTCCTGTCACTCAGTTAATTCCTCCTGGGGCATCAATGGAGTTTTCCGGTTCAACATTACCTTCAGGTTGGTTATGGGAAGATGGGGCTTATTATACCCCTAGCACATACCCAGCCCTATTTGCTGCAATTGGTTACACTCATGGGCAATCTGGTTCTGATTTTAGAGTACCAGATTCCAGAGGTAGAGTTACTGTTGGGGCTGGTTCAGGTTCAGGCCTAACTAATCGTACCTTGGGACAAATAGGAGGATTAGAAGGTGTTATTTTAAACCTGGGTCAAACACCTTCACATATTCATGGAGTAAATGACTCAGGACATAATCACTCAATTAATGAATCTGCTCACTCTCATACAGTTAATGACCTAGGACATGCTCATGGTGTGTATGACCCAGGACATACTCATAACTTAAGACCTTATCGTGGATACGCTGAGGGTAATGGTTCTAGAGGTGATGGTGCTGAATTAACTACTATTCCTGGGGGAAGTAACTTTTATCCTAATACTCAAGCTAATACTACTGGAATTGGTATTTATAGTTCTTTTAGTAACATTAGTCTATCTAGCAATAAAACTAATATTAGCCTAAATACTGCTACTTCAGGTATTACCATTAATGCTCAAGGTGGTGGAGGTTCACATGAAAATATGCAACCTTGGTTAGCAAAGAATAAAATTATTAAATATTAA